From a region of the Agrobacterium tumefaciens genome:
- a CDS encoding NUDIX domain-containing protein encodes MPRDTRPFHSRVLIRLLHFIFLFTRGATVGVRAACYDEEGRIFLVRHSYLPGWYLPGGGVERGETVAMALHKEIREEGNLKAVSSPELVHLYLNTEGSNRDHVVLYRLQVEQTAPKKPDHEIVESGFFALSELPDGVTPATRRRLAELAGEAAFSDYW; translated from the coding sequence ATGCCCCGTGATACGCGGCCGTTCCATTCACGGGTGTTGATACGCCTGCTTCATTTCATTTTTCTATTCACCCGCGGTGCAACCGTTGGTGTCAGGGCCGCGTGCTACGATGAGGAGGGGCGGATTTTTCTCGTCAGGCACTCTTATCTGCCTGGTTGGTACCTGCCCGGCGGCGGCGTTGAACGCGGTGAGACGGTGGCGATGGCGCTTCACAAGGAAATCCGTGAAGAGGGAAATCTCAAGGCTGTCTCAAGCCCCGAGCTGGTGCATCTCTACCTCAACACGGAAGGGAGTAACCGCGACCATGTGGTTCTCTATCGTTTGCAGGTCGAGCAGACCGCGCCGAAGAAACCGGATCACGAGATCGTCGAAAGCGGTTTTTTCGCACTGTCGGAATTGCCTGACGGTGTAACGCCTGCCACTCGCCGTCGCCTTGCGGAGCTCGCAGGCGAGGCGGCGTTCAGCGATTACTGGTAA
- a CDS encoding metallophosphoesterase, translating into MFKLAHISDIHLGPLPKLTFRELASKRITGFVNWHRNRRKHLFTDTLEKLLDDLETKAPDHLAITGDLVNLATGIEIRAAADWLEEVGTPETTSVVPGNHDAYVSGAHDKAMHAWYPYVRGDGDPDEWDEDRKIFPYMRVRGPVALIGCSTSIATPPFSATGYFGNRQARATADLLKKAGEMGLFRVVMIHHPPIRGAAATHKRMIGIRRFAGALGVGGAELVLHGHTHLNTVYWLNTHHGRDHIPVVGIASASQGPGGEKPRAAYNLFNITGEAGAWNVTCERHSLNEAATGVELEDVRVFYENGRPLGFTRLDRD; encoded by the coding sequence ATGTTCAAACTCGCGCATATTTCAGACATACATCTCGGCCCGTTGCCGAAGCTTACTTTCCGGGAACTGGCATCAAAACGCATCACCGGTTTTGTTAACTGGCATCGCAATCGCCGCAAGCATCTTTTCACCGATACGTTGGAAAAACTGCTTGATGATCTCGAGACGAAAGCGCCTGATCATCTGGCGATTACCGGTGACCTCGTCAATCTCGCCACCGGCATCGAAATCCGCGCCGCCGCCGACTGGCTCGAAGAGGTTGGCACGCCAGAAACAACCTCGGTCGTTCCCGGCAACCACGACGCCTATGTCTCAGGTGCACACGACAAGGCCATGCATGCCTGGTACCCCTATGTGCGCGGTGATGGCGATCCCGACGAATGGGACGAGGATCGCAAGATTTTCCCTTATATGCGCGTCCGCGGACCTGTCGCACTCATCGGCTGCTCTACCTCGATTGCAACACCACCATTTTCCGCGACGGGATATTTCGGCAACAGGCAGGCCCGTGCCACAGCAGACCTTCTGAAAAAGGCCGGCGAGATGGGCTTGTTTCGCGTCGTGATGATCCATCATCCACCGATCCGCGGAGCTGCGGCAACCCACAAGCGCATGATCGGCATTCGCCGGTTTGCAGGCGCGCTCGGTGTCGGCGGCGCAGAACTCGTGCTTCACGGTCATACCCATCTCAACACGGTCTACTGGCTGAACACCCACCATGGCCGCGACCATATTCCCGTTGTCGGGATCGCGTCTGCAAGCCAGGGCCCAGGTGGCGAAAAACCGCGTGCAGCCTACAATCTCTTTAACATTACGGGTGAAGCCGGGGCGTGGAACGTAACCTGTGAGCGCCACAGTCTCAACGAAGCCGCAACCGGAGTTGAGCTGGAAGATGTTCGCGTTTTTTACGAAAACGGTCGCCCGCTGGGCTTTACCCGGCTGGATCGCGACTGA
- the leuA gene encoding 2-isopropylmalate synthase codes for MDAKTNTVSKGMPDANVKYRPYPTINIPDRTWPSNTITKAPVWCSVDLRDGNQSLVNPMGHDRKARMFKLLLDMGFKEIEIGFPSASQTDFDFARWCVEEGNVPDDVSLQVLVQCRPELITRTFEALEGAKNPIIHFYNSTSELQRRVVFGKDVAGIKQIAVDAAKMITDMAAKAGGGYRFEYSPESFTGTELDVALEICNAVIAEIKPTADNKLILNLPSTVEMATPNIYADQIEWMCRNIDNRENVIISLHPHNDRGTGIAATELALMAGADRVEGTLFGNGERTGNVDVVTLALNMYTQGIDPGLDCRDIERIKSVYEYSNEMTIPERHPYVGELVYTAFSGSHQDAINKGMKAIKVANHPVWEVPYLPIDPKDVGRSYEAIIRINSQSGKGGIAYILQQDYGLNLPRNLQVEFREDIQRITDEEGVELPAKRIHERFMERYVTQPNARLKFVDHHTYPAGDFKGVRVVAAEITDNGEVKRIEGKGTGPIDGFINALSVYLGIDLSVNDYSEHSLQHGSNASAIAYVEMEHPGGKLFGAGVNTNIVGASLEAIVSAANRVLEERAK; via the coding sequence ATGGACGCCAAGACCAACACCGTTTCCAAGGGTATGCCGGACGCGAACGTAAAGTATCGCCCTTATCCGACCATCAACATTCCCGACCGTACCTGGCCTTCCAACACCATCACCAAGGCGCCCGTCTGGTGTTCGGTGGACTTGCGCGACGGCAACCAGTCGCTCGTCAATCCGATGGGACATGATCGCAAGGCGCGCATGTTCAAGCTGCTGCTGGATATGGGGTTCAAGGAAATCGAGATCGGATTTCCGTCCGCCTCGCAGACTGACTTCGATTTTGCCCGCTGGTGCGTGGAAGAAGGCAATGTTCCGGATGACGTGTCCCTGCAGGTTCTGGTGCAGTGCCGTCCTGAACTGATCACCCGCACCTTCGAGGCGCTGGAAGGTGCGAAAAATCCGATCATCCACTTCTACAACTCCACCAGTGAGTTGCAGCGCCGTGTCGTGTTCGGCAAGGATGTTGCCGGTATCAAGCAGATCGCCGTCGATGCCGCCAAGATGATTACCGATATGGCGGCCAAGGCCGGCGGTGGTTATCGCTTCGAATATTCGCCGGAAAGCTTCACCGGCACGGAGCTGGACGTGGCTCTGGAGATCTGCAACGCCGTGATCGCCGAGATAAAGCCGACGGCCGACAACAAACTCATCCTGAACCTGCCGTCCACCGTGGAGATGGCGACACCGAACATCTATGCCGACCAGATCGAGTGGATGTGCCGCAACATCGACAACCGCGAAAATGTCATCATCTCCCTGCATCCGCACAACGACCGCGGCACGGGCATCGCTGCAACAGAATTGGCTCTGATGGCGGGTGCTGACCGTGTGGAAGGCACGCTGTTCGGCAACGGCGAGCGTACCGGCAATGTGGACGTTGTGACACTGGCATTGAACATGTACACGCAGGGCATCGATCCGGGCCTGGATTGCCGTGATATCGAGCGTATCAAGTCCGTCTATGAATATTCCAACGAAATGACGATCCCGGAACGTCACCCTTACGTCGGCGAGTTGGTCTATACGGCGTTTTCCGGTTCGCATCAGGACGCGATCAACAAGGGCATGAAGGCCATCAAGGTTGCCAATCATCCGGTATGGGAAGTGCCCTACCTGCCGATCGACCCGAAGGATGTCGGTCGTTCCTATGAGGCGATCATCCGCATCAACTCGCAGTCTGGCAAGGGTGGCATCGCCTATATTCTCCAGCAGGACTACGGCTTGAACCTGCCGCGCAACCTGCAGGTCGAGTTCCGCGAAGACATCCAGCGCATTACCGACGAAGAAGGTGTGGAACTGCCCGCCAAGCGTATCCATGAGCGTTTCATGGAACGTTACGTCACGCAGCCCAATGCACGTCTGAAATTCGTGGATCACCACACTTATCCGGCAGGTGATTTCAAGGGTGTGCGCGTCGTCGCAGCAGAAATTACCGACAATGGCGAGGTCAAGCGTATCGAGGGCAAAGGTACTGGTCCGATTGATGGCTTCATCAACGCGCTGTCGGTCTACCTCGGCATCGACCTGTCGGTAAATGACTACTCCGAACATTCCCTGCAGCACGGTTCCAACGCGTCGGCAATCGCCTATGTCGAAATGGAGCACCCTGGCGGAAAACTGTTCGGTGCTGGTGTTAACACCAACATCGTTGGCGCTTCGCTGGAGGCCATCGTATCCGCTGCCAACCGCGTTCTGGAAGAGCGGGCGAAGTAA